A region from the Arachis ipaensis cultivar K30076 chromosome B01, Araip1.1, whole genome shotgun sequence genome encodes:
- the LOC107606859 gene encoding axial regulator YABBY 1-like: MNQTNTPNEFSMPTRTVVDELPRPPIINRPPEKRQRVPSAYNRFIKDEIQRIKSVNPDITHREAFSAAAKNWAHFPHIHFGLMPDQTVKKTNVRQQEGEEVLMKDAGFYASANVGVSPY; this comes from the exons ATGAACCAGACAAACACACCAAATGAATTCTCCATGCCTACTAGGACTGTTGTTGATGAGCTTCCACGCCCACCTATCATAAACAGAC CTCCTGAGAAGAGACAGAGAGTCCCATCCGCTTACAACCGCTTCATTAA GGACGAGATCCAACGCATTAAGTCTGTCAATCCTGATATAACCCACAGAGAGGCCTTCAGTGCAGCTGCCAAGAAT TGGGCCCACTTCCCACACATTCACTTTGGTCTCATGCCTGATCAGACTGTGAAGAAGACAAACGTGCGCCAGCAG gAAGGAGAAGAGGTCCTGATGAAAGATGCTGGGTTTTATGCTTCGGCTAATGTTGGTGTTTCACCCTACTGA